A single genomic interval of Rosistilla ulvae harbors:
- a CDS encoding CotH kinase family protein, protein MKKNVRSLLFLVPLGAIAAGIVYAQRPGMFGFGPGGPGGPGGPNREERKIVKQYDVDGNGWLNADERQVARKAIASDAATEGERRGRGGPGGPGGRGRGPGGQSEPGTPGTKVEVADVAVYPDKPLYDPSVLRTVFLEFENDEWETELEEFHGTDVDVPATMIVDGKTYEGVGVHFRGASSFGHVPRGSKRSFNVSLDTIDEDQRIGGYKTLNLLNCHGDPSMMSSVVYSQIVRKYIPAPKANFVHVVVNGESWGLYNSVQQFDKTFLKENYDGSKGTRWKVPGNPGADGGLRYLGDDLAEYKARFEMKSNDGEKEWQALIELCKTLNETPPEQLVAALEPILDIDETLKFLALDVVLLNGDGYWTRASDYNLFRGKDGKFHIIPHDMNEGFGLAGHGGPRPGRDGRDGPGRGPGRGEQFGRGGPPEFGPGREFEPGRRGGPEGRGGFGGPDGFAGPGGPEGFGGPGGPGGFGGPGGGMGRGPGGRGPRGGGVDTNPLIGLDSDRMPLRSRLLAVPELRTRYMQYVREIAADSVAWDQLGPMVEEYRNLIDPLVKADTRKLSPYEAFQNATTSDAPKADQPMSLRKFAEERSKFLLSYER, encoded by the coding sequence ATGAAAAAAAACGTTCGTTCGCTACTGTTTCTGGTCCCGTTGGGAGCGATTGCCGCCGGCATCGTCTACGCCCAACGCCCCGGCATGTTTGGCTTTGGACCAGGCGGTCCCGGCGGGCCTGGAGGCCCCAACCGCGAAGAGCGAAAGATTGTGAAGCAATACGATGTCGACGGCAACGGATGGCTTAACGCCGATGAACGCCAAGTCGCTCGCAAAGCGATTGCGTCGGATGCCGCGACGGAAGGCGAGCGACGAGGCCGTGGTGGTCCTGGAGGCCCGGGGGGCAGAGGTCGCGGTCCCGGTGGGCAATCCGAACCGGGAACCCCAGGTACGAAGGTGGAGGTTGCCGATGTCGCCGTCTATCCCGACAAGCCGCTCTACGATCCCAGCGTCCTGCGAACGGTCTTCCTGGAATTTGAAAACGACGAGTGGGAAACGGAGCTAGAAGAATTCCACGGCACCGATGTCGACGTTCCTGCGACGATGATCGTCGACGGGAAGACATACGAAGGTGTCGGCGTACACTTTCGAGGTGCCTCTTCGTTCGGGCATGTTCCGCGTGGATCCAAGCGTTCGTTCAACGTTTCATTGGATACGATCGACGAGGACCAGCGAATCGGCGGCTACAAGACGTTGAATTTGCTCAACTGTCACGGCGATCCTTCGATGATGAGTAGCGTTGTCTACTCGCAGATAGTTCGCAAATACATTCCGGCGCCCAAAGCGAACTTTGTCCACGTGGTCGTTAATGGGGAGAGCTGGGGGCTGTACAACAGCGTGCAACAGTTCGACAAGACGTTTCTGAAGGAGAACTACGACGGGTCGAAGGGAACCCGCTGGAAGGTTCCCGGCAACCCAGGCGCCGATGGCGGGTTGCGTTACCTGGGAGACGACTTGGCCGAGTACAAGGCGCGGTTCGAGATGAAGTCCAACGATGGCGAGAAGGAATGGCAGGCGCTGATCGAATTGTGCAAGACGCTGAACGAAACGCCGCCGGAACAATTGGTCGCCGCACTGGAACCGATCCTCGACATCGATGAGACGCTAAAATTCCTGGCTCTGGACGTCGTGCTCCTCAACGGCGACGGATACTGGACGCGCGCCAGCGATTACAACCTGTTCCGCGGCAAGGATGGGAAATTCCACATCATCCCGCACGACATGAACGAAGGGTTCGGATTGGCGGGGCACGGCGGTCCACGACCGGGACGTGACGGTCGCGACGGCCCCGGACGCGGACCAGGACGCGGCGAGCAGTTCGGCCGCGGTGGACCTCCAGAATTTGGTCCCGGTCGCGAATTTGAGCCCGGCCGCCGCGGAGGCCCCGAGGGGCGTGGTGGATTTGGAGGGCCCGACGGTTTTGCAGGCCCCGGCGGACCTGAAGGTTTTGGTGGCCCCGGCGGTCCCGGTGGCTTTGGCGGGCCCGGTGGAGGTATGGGACGTGGACCTGGAGGACGTGGACCGCGCGGCGGTGGTGTCGACACCAATCCCTTGATCGGACTCGACAGCGATCGGATGCCACTGCGCAGCCGACTGCTAGCGGTCCCCGAACTGCGAACGCGTTACATGCAATACGTGCGTGAGATCGCCGCAGATTCGGTCGCTTGGGATCAACTGGGGCCGATGGTTGAAGAGTATCGAAATCTCATCGATCCGTTGGTCAAAGCCGACACGCGGAAGCTCTCACCCTACGAAGCGTTCCAGAACGCAACAACCAGCGACGCCCCCAAAGCGGACCAACCGATGTCGCTGCGCAAGTTCGCCGAGGAGCGGTCGAAGTTCTTGCTTTCGTACGAACGTTGA
- a CDS encoding ECF-type sigma factor, with protein MNSDVTNILEAIDNGDQQAAEQLLPIVYQELRRLAASRMTREKAGHTLQPTALVHEAFMRLVGGTDRQKWNGREHFFAAAAESMRRILIESARRRNAEKRGGGMVRADLGENDAAVCPQDDETLLALNEALIKLQDHDARLAKLVELRYFTGMTIDETAVVLGVSSRTVKRNWTYARAWLRNQMDGE; from the coding sequence ATGAACAGCGACGTCACGAACATTCTCGAAGCGATCGACAACGGGGATCAGCAGGCTGCGGAGCAGTTGTTGCCGATCGTCTATCAGGAACTGCGTCGCTTGGCTGCCAGCCGGATGACTCGCGAGAAGGCGGGGCACACGCTGCAACCGACAGCCCTGGTCCACGAAGCGTTCATGCGGCTAGTCGGCGGAACCGACCGGCAGAAATGGAATGGCCGGGAACACTTCTTTGCCGCCGCTGCAGAATCGATGCGGCGGATCCTTATCGAAAGCGCTCGCCGACGGAACGCGGAGAAACGTGGTGGCGGGATGGTGCGGGCGGACCTTGGCGAGAACGACGCCGCGGTTTGCCCTCAGGACGACGAGACGCTGCTGGCTCTCAACGAAGCATTGATCAAGCTGCAGGATCACGATGCTCGGTTGGCCAAGTTGGTCGAGCTGCGTTATTTCACGGGGATGACGATCGACGAAACCGCCGTCGTGCTAGGCGTTTCGTCGCGGACCGTCAAGCGAAACTGGACCTACGCCCGAGCTTGGCTTCGCAATCAAATGGACGGCGAATAA
- a CDS encoding sulfatase — MRIVLILAALLFSTLASTVATAADSASPPNVLFISIDDLNDWTGAMGGNVQAKTPNLDKLCEQGILFTNAHCSQPVCTASRNSVLSGLHPSTTGWYSSTAAMRRTYDQVMGQHKMLPQHFKDNGYETLAVGKVFHQGVSDYRERTDDFWNVTGPNYKISKKLRARGEGYGGTKFYPFPKNGSQIIDRYGKKYADGNSLCYGALDRDDMPGGKMYDELIAEWAVDQLQQKHDKPFFMAVGFVRPHVPYTAPKEFFDLYDLDEIVVPDVPDDEMADIPMMGKSIAFGTLRSGDHHAVVNLSDTYWRELVYGYLACVSFVDAQAGKVLDALANSPYADNTIVVLWSDHGQHLGEKKHWRKQALWEEATRVPLAFKVPGVSKPATQSAEAVSLLDLYPTLVDVCGLPAATALDGESLLPLIRDPSQTRENPVLINWYYGNYAVRSDDWRYIRYRDGSEELYDHLSDAAERTNLIGKEGFAEIIDQHRRWIPKEDKLPAGSDTWKGDALDRRIEKWRADDSVPDWLK, encoded by the coding sequence ATGCGCATCGTTCTGATTCTGGCTGCTCTTTTGTTTTCAACGCTCGCGAGCACGGTGGCAACCGCAGCGGACTCCGCCTCACCGCCCAACGTGTTGTTCATATCGATCGATGATTTGAACGATTGGACCGGAGCGATGGGAGGCAACGTGCAAGCGAAGACGCCCAACCTGGACAAGTTATGCGAGCAGGGGATCCTGTTCACCAATGCGCATTGTTCCCAGCCCGTCTGTACAGCTTCACGAAATTCGGTTTTGAGTGGTCTGCACCCCAGTACAACCGGTTGGTATAGCTCCACAGCGGCCATGCGTCGGACTTACGACCAGGTGATGGGGCAACACAAGATGCTACCGCAGCATTTTAAGGACAACGGCTATGAGACGCTTGCGGTCGGCAAGGTGTTTCATCAAGGCGTCTCGGATTACCGCGAGCGGACCGATGACTTTTGGAACGTCACCGGCCCAAACTACAAGATCTCCAAGAAATTGCGAGCTCGCGGCGAGGGGTACGGCGGAACGAAGTTTTATCCCTTTCCAAAAAACGGCAGCCAGATCATCGATCGTTACGGCAAGAAGTATGCCGACGGTAACTCCCTTTGCTACGGAGCCTTGGATCGCGATGACATGCCCGGTGGGAAGATGTACGACGAACTGATCGCCGAGTGGGCCGTCGACCAATTGCAGCAAAAGCACGACAAGCCCTTCTTCATGGCGGTTGGGTTTGTTCGCCCCCACGTTCCCTACACGGCTCCCAAAGAGTTCTTCGATCTGTACGATCTCGACGAGATCGTCGTCCCGGACGTTCCCGACGATGAGATGGCGGACATCCCGATGATGGGCAAATCGATCGCCTTCGGGACGCTGCGTTCGGGAGATCACCACGCGGTTGTGAACCTAAGCGACACCTATTGGCGCGAATTGGTTTACGGATATTTAGCCTGCGTGTCGTTTGTCGACGCCCAAGCGGGCAAGGTGTTGGATGCGTTGGCGAATAGCCCGTATGCCGACAACACGATCGTTGTGTTGTGGTCCGACCACGGCCAACATCTCGGCGAAAAGAAACACTGGCGAAAGCAAGCTCTATGGGAAGAGGCGACTCGTGTGCCGCTGGCCTTCAAAGTTCCCGGCGTCTCGAAACCTGCGACACAATCCGCCGAAGCGGTCAGTCTGTTGGATCTCTACCCGACGCTTGTCGACGTCTGTGGACTGCCCGCTGCGACGGCGTTGGACGGAGAGAGCCTGCTGCCGTTGATTCGCGATCCGAGTCAAACGCGAGAGAACCCCGTTCTCATCAATTGGTATTACGGGAACTACGCGGTTCGCAGCGACGACTGGCGGTACATCCGTTATCGTGACGGCAGCGAAGAACTTTACGATCATCTCAGCGATGCCGCCGAACGGACGAACCTGATCGGAAAAGAAGGCTTCGCGGAGATCATCGACCAGCACCGCCGCTGGATTCCCAAGGAAGACAAACTCCCCGCCGGCAGCGACACCTGGAAAGGGGACGCTTTGGATCGGCGGATCGAAAAATGGCGAGCCGATGATTCCGTCCCCGACTGGCTGAAATAG
- a CDS encoding CYTH domain-containing protein, with product MKYSPRSEYTFLLTDAVVEAVLTAVRRDGGPLSTVDCLEDRYYVGKPSKRPSSKSRQYRIRRFGCCGAVALECKRWKDDLASLRQTHVDANDLPRLDSVNVDKKWPGKWFHKEIVKKQLSACLNVGFERTVLFPEASDNCRLTLDRNIRLKTPTSYDTLANSDQDAGFVSLQSNFLRMKFADALPLRFKRLLYKFQLLPVQPTTLMTLAQQRLASTEANSVASPNQVGTLNKETIQCQLG from the coding sequence TTGAAATACAGCCCCCGTTCGGAATACACGTTTCTCTTGACCGATGCCGTGGTCGAAGCCGTACTGACAGCGGTTCGCCGCGACGGCGGTCCGCTTTCGACAGTCGATTGCCTCGAGGATCGCTATTACGTCGGCAAGCCTTCGAAGAGACCATCATCTAAATCGCGACAGTACCGCATCCGACGTTTTGGCTGTTGCGGAGCAGTCGCATTGGAGTGCAAGCGTTGGAAGGATGATCTCGCCTCGCTTCGCCAAACGCACGTCGATGCCAACGACTTGCCGCGGCTCGATTCGGTGAACGTCGACAAAAAGTGGCCCGGCAAATGGTTCCACAAAGAAATTGTCAAAAAGCAATTGAGTGCGTGCTTGAACGTTGGCTTCGAGCGTACCGTCTTGTTCCCTGAAGCATCCGACAACTGCCGATTGACTTTGGATCGAAACATCCGTCTTAAAACGCCAACATCCTACGACACGCTCGCCAACAGCGACCAAGACGCCGGCTTTGTTTCGCTTCAATCAAACTTCTTGCGGATGAAATTCGCCGACGCGCTGCCGCTGCGTTTTAAGCGACTGCTTTATAAATTCCAGTTGTTGCCGGTTCAACCGACGACCTTGATGACGCTGGCCCAACAGCGGCTCGCGTCAACCGAAGCGAATTCCGTTGCATCCCCAAACCAAGTCGGCACACTCAACAAGGAAACCATCCAATGCCAACTTGGCTAA
- a CDS encoding phytanoyl-CoA dioxygenase family protein translates to MDEWDLRRDGFCMLRQAVCQASIARLLTVCGTAFEDETKSVRARSSRGHVYAARNLIDSIPEVTTVWQCEVLLSFLRQQLGAEFGLVRALFFDKPPDRTWGLAWHKDMSIAVKENTITSASFSRPTVKAGVPHVIACDDVLKQLLTLRIHLDEVTAENGPLRVIPGSHRSSDTNGESIETAVDIHAAAGDVLAMRPLICHSSGASTPGTRRHRRILHLEFAPSPSLLDRMEWHDFVAPDAEGSNRYE, encoded by the coding sequence ATGGATGAATGGGATCTCCGGCGGGACGGATTTTGCATGTTGCGTCAGGCGGTTTGCCAGGCGTCGATCGCACGCTTGCTGACCGTCTGCGGGACAGCGTTTGAGGACGAAACGAAGAGTGTGCGAGCCCGCTCCAGTCGTGGCCATGTCTACGCGGCGCGGAACCTGATCGACTCGATCCCCGAGGTGACAACCGTTTGGCAATGCGAAGTGTTGCTGTCGTTTCTACGCCAGCAACTGGGAGCTGAATTCGGTCTCGTCCGGGCGTTGTTCTTCGACAAACCGCCCGATCGAACTTGGGGACTGGCGTGGCATAAAGATATGTCGATCGCTGTCAAAGAGAACACGATCACTTCGGCATCCTTCTCGCGGCCGACAGTCAAGGCGGGTGTGCCTCATGTGATCGCTTGCGATGACGTTCTGAAACAGCTGTTGACGCTTCGGATTCATCTGGACGAAGTAACCGCCGAAAATGGACCGCTGCGCGTCATCCCCGGCTCGCACCGGTCGAGCGACACAAACGGCGAATCGATCGAAACCGCGGTCGACATCCACGCTGCGGCCGGCGATGTCTTGGCGATGCGGCCGTTGATCTGTCACAGCAGCGGTGCCTCCACACCCGGCACACGGCGCCATCGGCGGATTTTGCATCTGGAATTCGCTCCCTCGCCGTCGCTGCTCGATCGAATGGAGTGGCATGATTTTGTCGCTCCTGACGCTGAAGGCAGCAATCGCTACGAGTAA
- a CDS encoding serine/threonine-protein kinase: MPNPSQQTIFLEALDREEPDQRAAYLRDACGDDAQLRSEVEALLAAHDRPGNALDRPPLSPVQMDETLDAPAVQSSSHIGATIGPYRLMEQIGEGGFGLVFVAQQEKPVRRKVALKIIKPGMASQQILARFDAERQAVAIMDHPNIARVFDAGVTDDARPYFVMELVKGLPITKFCDQHAMPLRQRLELFRDVCAATQHAHQKGVIHRDIKPSNVMVTMHDDKPVVKVIDFGVAKAIGQNLTDQTIYTQFYAMIGTPLYMSPEQAAMSGLDVDTRSDIYSLGVLLYELLTGTTPFDRNRLETAGYDEMRRIIREEQPPRPSIRLTTIKAADTNTTVQPRTHVELTVAKQREAIPTDLDWIVMKAVEKDRTRRYESSSAMSDDLRRFLESVPIEARPPSKAYRLRKFAARNRAALLTATLVATALLLGTAGSLYQASRAVAERDEKESALRDAIEARKEVEQFADNLKNANQLVSEAIANENAEEFAAANAKFNEAVDLIPNYYLVWFQRAMMRARLSLWDEAAEDFSKAMRLEAPLASRQWEGAAALFYVTGRSDDYREIYSRLMKQAADDTRPLTFNTLRSCLIDPLNATDAKRLADDSETLLDESEANGFGGPGFGPPEPGGRRPDGPQRDGPRPGGPRGPDDGPGRPMFAPRSVLQYIAGWARLRAGQPRQALRWLELASHSRGPSGTMVHSLRAMAYHQLGDDAQAETELALADDALRTMTGNVVDRSGNTGPWIDFVEMVILHREATEMLTGATPEIDPQFEAFQQRGRRSLGLAD; this comes from the coding sequence ATGCCCAATCCCAGTCAACAAACGATCTTCCTGGAAGCGCTCGATCGCGAGGAACCCGATCAGCGAGCCGCCTACCTGCGCGACGCGTGCGGCGACGATGCGCAGCTGCGGTCCGAGGTCGAAGCGTTGCTGGCGGCGCATGATCGTCCCGGCAACGCCTTGGATCGTCCGCCTCTTTCGCCTGTGCAGATGGACGAAACACTCGACGCCCCCGCCGTTCAAAGCTCCAGCCACATCGGGGCGACGATCGGTCCCTACCGCTTGATGGAACAGATCGGCGAAGGAGGATTTGGCCTCGTCTTTGTCGCTCAGCAAGAAAAGCCGGTCCGCCGCAAGGTCGCCCTGAAGATCATCAAACCGGGGATGGCGTCCCAGCAGATCCTGGCTCGGTTCGACGCCGAACGGCAAGCCGTAGCGATCATGGACCATCCCAATATCGCAAGGGTCTTCGACGCGGGAGTGACCGACGACGCCCGTCCCTACTTTGTGATGGAACTTGTCAAAGGGCTGCCGATCACGAAGTTCTGCGACCAACATGCGATGCCGCTGCGGCAGCGATTGGAACTGTTTCGCGACGTCTGTGCCGCCACCCAGCACGCGCACCAAAAGGGAGTCATCCACCGCGACATAAAGCCGTCCAACGTGATGGTCACGATGCACGACGACAAGCCGGTGGTGAAGGTGATCGATTTCGGCGTCGCCAAAGCGATCGGCCAAAACCTGACCGACCAGACGATCTATACGCAGTTCTACGCGATGATCGGTACGCCGCTGTACATGAGCCCCGAACAGGCGGCGATGAGCGGTTTGGACGTCGATACACGCAGCGACATCTATTCGCTGGGTGTGCTGTTGTATGAACTTCTGACGGGGACGACGCCATTCGATCGGAACCGCCTGGAAACGGCGGGATACGATGAGATGCGGCGAATCATTCGCGAAGAACAGCCGCCGCGGCCGAGCATCCGACTGACAACGATTAAAGCGGCCGACACCAACACCACCGTCCAACCTCGAACGCACGTCGAACTGACGGTGGCGAAACAGCGTGAAGCGATCCCAACCGACTTGGACTGGATCGTAATGAAAGCTGTCGAGAAGGATCGCACTCGCCGCTACGAATCTTCGTCGGCGATGAGCGATGACTTACGGCGGTTTCTCGAATCGGTGCCGATCGAAGCTCGGCCGCCGTCGAAAGCGTATCGGCTGCGCAAGTTCGCCGCGCGGAATCGGGCCGCCTTGCTGACCGCTACCCTCGTCGCCACCGCCCTGTTGTTGGGGACGGCGGGCAGTTTGTACCAAGCGTCACGAGCCGTTGCCGAACGGGACGAAAAGGAATCGGCACTTCGCGACGCCATCGAAGCACGCAAAGAAGTCGAACAGTTCGCCGACAATCTGAAGAACGCCAATCAGTTGGTCAGCGAGGCGATTGCCAACGAAAACGCGGAAGAGTTTGCGGCCGCGAACGCGAAGTTCAACGAAGCGGTCGACCTGATTCCGAACTACTATCTGGTTTGGTTCCAACGCGCGATGATGCGAGCTCGGTTGAGTTTATGGGACGAAGCAGCCGAAGATTTCTCCAAAGCGATGCGGTTGGAAGCTCCTCTTGCCAGCCGGCAGTGGGAAGGGGCCGCCGCACTCTTTTATGTGACCGGCCGCTCGGATGACTACCGTGAAATCTATTCGCGATTGATGAAGCAGGCGGCAGACGATACGCGACCGCTGACGTTTAATACGCTGCGATCGTGCTTGATCGATCCGCTTAATGCAACCGATGCGAAGCGTTTGGCTGACGATAGCGAAACGCTACTGGACGAATCGGAAGCGAACGGTTTTGGCGGCCCCGGCTTCGGTCCTCCGGAACCTGGCGGCCGACGCCCCGATGGTCCCCAGCGCGACGGCCCGCGACCTGGCGGGCCTCGCGGTCCCGATGACGGTCCAGGGAGGCCGATGTTTGCTCCGCGTAGCGTCCTTCAATACATCGCGGGTTGGGCAAGATTGCGCGCCGGCCAGCCAAGGCAGGCGTTGCGTTGGTTGGAGCTGGCGTCGCATTCGCGGGGCCCCAGCGGCACGATGGTCCATTCGCTGCGCGCGATGGCGTATCACCAGTTGGGTGACGACGCACAAGCCGAAACCGAACTCGCGTTGGCCGACGATGCGTTGCGAACGATGACCGGCAACGTGGTCGATCGATCGGGCAACACCGGTCCGTGGATCGACTTCGTCGAAATGGTGATCCTGCATCGCGAGGCGACGGAAATGCTGACCGGTGCAACGCCCGAGATCGATCCTCAATTCGAGGCGTTTCAGCAACGCGGCCGCAGATCGCTTGGGCTCGCCGACTAA
- a CDS encoding DUF4345 family protein produces MSNRFPTVVILITAAAFVGFAIWLTVMPNALLEGFGITERTPQMATEIRAFYGGIEFGIGAVMFLLWRRGDLFAALLIGGLPLAGSATGRCIGMMADGFFGLHAGFAVMEAIAAVLCFVGCAMVSRGNSDG; encoded by the coding sequence ATGTCCAATCGCTTTCCGACCGTCGTGATTCTGATCACAGCCGCTGCCTTCGTGGGCTTCGCGATTTGGTTGACCGTGATGCCCAACGCGTTGCTAGAAGGCTTTGGAATCACAGAGCGAACGCCGCAGATGGCGACCGAAATACGAGCTTTCTACGGCGGGATCGAGTTTGGCATCGGCGCGGTAATGTTTTTGCTGTGGCGCCGCGGCGATTTGTTTGCTGCGCTGTTGATCGGTGGCTTGCCGCTTGCCGGATCGGCAACCGGGCGTTGCATTGGCATGATGGCAGACGGATTCTTCGGCTTGCACGCGGGGTTTGCCGTTATGGAAGCCATCGCGGCGGTGCTTTGTTTTGTCGGATGTGCGATGGTGTCGCGAGGAAATAGCGATGGATGA
- a CDS encoding protein-tyrosine phosphatase family protein, with protein MNIPSILARPIQPTPCQRTYWVLDGLFLAGAYPGRPEASQHQQRLQSLFGAGMRTFINLQEEGETNNAGKPFVRYDDGLRELVGDQFAHLRFPIPDGGTTSVDRMRSILDAIDLSLAADRPVYVHCFGGMGRTGTTVCC; from the coding sequence ATGAATATCCCATCGATACTCGCGCGTCCGATCCAGCCCACTCCATGTCAGCGGACGTATTGGGTTTTAGATGGTCTATTTTTGGCCGGCGCCTATCCAGGGCGTCCCGAAGCCAGCCAACACCAACAGCGGCTTCAGTCTCTGTTCGGTGCAGGGATGCGTACCTTCATCAATCTGCAGGAGGAAGGGGAAACGAACAATGCCGGCAAACCATTTGTTCGCTACGACGATGGGTTGCGAGAACTCGTCGGCGATCAATTTGCTCATCTGCGGTTCCCGATTCCCGACGGTGGCACCACTTCGGTCGACCGCATGCGTTCGATCCTCGATGCGATCGACCTGTCGCTCGCTGCCGATCGTCCCGTCTACGTTCATTGTTTCGGAGGGATGGGACGGACCGGAACGACTGTCTGTTGTTAG
- a CDS encoding DUF4956 domain-containing protein, whose translation MPTWLTLSVDPSQLLGTPNDSSALQMALRLGTAFLCGCAIAAIYWAVRPREKFLPTFPPTLVLLSILCAMLPLVIGQNVAWAFGLVGALSIVRFRTVVDDTYDITFVIFAVLVGMAVGADQITVALVGISVMGLAAALVRPRGGNSGPVTPQDTRLEIRLAVGRDPQLLFHEVFDALMSKVEFTSGSTSKQGASLDLQYRVRLRPDIDPVEVLNRLNLLEGVQSVDLRPAR comes from the coding sequence ATGCCAACTTGGCTAACCCTATCGGTCGATCCCTCCCAATTGCTTGGCACGCCAAACGATAGCAGTGCATTGCAGATGGCGTTGCGTCTGGGGACCGCCTTCCTGTGCGGATGCGCGATCGCCGCGATCTACTGGGCCGTCCGGCCGCGAGAAAAGTTCCTGCCGACCTTCCCGCCGACTTTGGTGCTGCTATCGATCCTGTGTGCGATGCTGCCACTGGTGATCGGGCAGAACGTCGCGTGGGCCTTCGGACTGGTTGGGGCTCTGTCGATCGTCCGCTTCCGCACCGTCGTCGACGATACGTACGACATCACGTTTGTGATCTTTGCAGTCCTGGTAGGGATGGCTGTCGGCGCCGATCAGATCACTGTCGCGTTAGTAGGTATCAGCGTGATGGGATTGGCCGCAGCTTTGGTCCGCCCCCGCGGTGGCAATAGCGGTCCAGTCACGCCCCAGGACACCAGGCTCGAGATTCGGTTGGCGGTCGGACGCGATCCACAACTGTTGTTCCACGAGGTCTTTGACGCCCTGATGAGCAAGGTCGAGTTCACCTCCGGATCGACAAGCAAACAGGGAGCGTCGCTCGATCTGCAGTACCGAGTTCGCCTCCGTCCCGACATCGATCCGGTCGAAGTCCTCAACCGCCTGAACCTTCTCGAAGGAGTCCAGAGTGTCGATCTTCGCCCGGCTCGCTAA